A genomic window from Acinetobacter chinensis includes:
- a CDS encoding Mpo1 family 2-hydroxy fatty acid dioxygenase — translation MTKLEKLLSQYAAYHLDHKNIYTHFVGIPMIVFSIICLTARAGVMVYGFELTLALLLIVLSVIYYLSLDRIFGVIMLVLFSVAYPFAYKIAQWDTVTWLSSSVGIFVVGWVFQFVGHYYEKKKPAFVDDLIGLAIGPLFVLAEFVFLLGFRKDIQQRMLVEARKQRAEMDLKTMHTASGQ, via the coding sequence ATGACAAAATTAGAAAAACTGTTAAGCCAGTATGCAGCTTATCATCTTGATCATAAAAATATTTATACACATTTTGTGGGTATTCCCATGATTGTATTTTCAATTATCTGTCTGACCGCCCGGGCTGGTGTCATGGTGTATGGCTTTGAGTTAACACTGGCGCTGCTGTTGATTGTACTGAGTGTGATTTATTATCTGAGTCTGGATCGGATTTTTGGTGTAATCATGCTGGTTCTTTTCTCAGTTGCATATCCGTTTGCTTATAAAATTGCACAATGGGATACCGTTACATGGTTAAGTAGCAGTGTAGGTATTTTTGTTGTGGGGTGGGTGTTCCAGTTTGTGGGCCATTATTATGAAAAGAAAAAACCTGCTTTTGTGGATGATCTGATCGGTCTGGCTATTGGTCCATTATTTGTGCTGGCTGAATTTGTCTTTTTGCTTGGATTCCGTAAAGATATTCAGCAGCGTATGCTGGTGGAAGCACGAAAACAGCGTGCAGAAATGGATCTGAAAACGATGCATACAGCTTCAGGTCAGTAA
- a CDS encoding Crp/Fnr family transcriptional regulator translates to MFSQNNTDQLSNNLWFSNLDLNLQQYILKNAVIQHYEKDQTIFQMGNLFDGIYAVLTGSVRLGYIDIEGNESVAAYVEPIMWFGEISLVDKLPRSHNAVATQKCEILYLSDTAIQTLLQQNPGFWFHIAQLTSQKLRHAFLELISIQTQTISQRLAQRLLFILQGYGNHAQIEQKEIHFSQEQLAQMLMCSRQTINQELQQLERKGIIRIAFKKIEIINFAELHQIAHSHHEKS, encoded by the coding sequence ATGTTTAGTCAGAACAATACAGACCAGCTGAGCAACAACCTATGGTTTTCAAATCTGGATCTGAACTTACAGCAATATATTCTTAAAAATGCAGTGATTCAGCACTACGAAAAAGATCAGACTATTTTTCAGATGGGTAATCTGTTTGATGGGATTTATGCCGTACTCACAGGCTCTGTACGCCTGGGATATATAGATATAGAGGGCAATGAATCTGTTGCAGCCTATGTAGAACCCATTATGTGGTTTGGTGAGATCTCACTGGTGGATAAACTTCCCCGCTCACACAATGCTGTAGCCACTCAGAAATGCGAAATCCTTTATCTGTCTGATACAGCGATTCAGACACTTTTACAGCAAAACCCAGGCTTCTGGTTTCATATCGCACAATTAACGAGTCAGAAACTGAGACATGCTTTTCTTGAGCTGATTTCAATTCAGACACAGACCATCAGTCAGCGCCTGGCGCAACGTCTGTTATTTATACTGCAAGGTTATGGCAATCATGCTCAGATTGAGCAAAAAGAGATTCATTTCAGTCAGGAACAGCTGGCACAGATGCTGATGTGCTCAAGACAGACCATAAATCAGGAATTACAGCAACTTGAGAGAAAAGGCATCATCAGAATTGCTTTTAAAAAAATTGAAATTATCAACTTTGCTGAATTGCATCAGATCGCGCATTCTCATCATGAAAAAAGCTGA
- a CDS encoding AzlC family ABC transporter permease codes for MSEHKISSVQPAGFWQGAKDSQAIIFTYLPVSFAFGVSATQFGFTAWEALFLSCSMYAGASQFLVVALLGSGTSIWMTALTVIALDIRHLLYGPALQNLIQDKLNLKKTAIWSWGLTDEVFASGMIKLSQRRQEWSESWMLGLSLFSWLSWALGSFLGGLFADQVTQLPQFLQAALDFLLPALFLSFLLAAFEKKHTFVVAVSLIVSAFACYFISMSAAIFIGITSGIFAGLFKHYVLKQHDETGI; via the coding sequence GTGTCCGAACACAAAATTTCCTCTGTGCAGCCCGCCGGTTTCTGGCAAGGTGCTAAAGACAGCCAGGCTATTATCTTTACTTATCTCCCTGTTTCATTTGCATTTGGTGTCTCAGCTACACAATTTGGATTTACTGCATGGGAAGCACTGTTTTTATCCTGTTCCATGTACGCAGGAGCAAGCCAGTTCCTGGTCGTAGCTCTGCTGGGCAGTGGCACTTCCATATGGATGACTGCACTCACAGTGATTGCACTTGATATCCGCCATCTGCTTTATGGTCCTGCCTTGCAGAACCTGATTCAGGATAAATTAAATCTGAAAAAAACCGCGATCTGGTCATGGGGACTGACTGATGAAGTTTTTGCATCAGGTATGATTAAACTGTCTCAGCGACGTCAGGAATGGTCAGAATCATGGATGCTTGGACTCAGTCTGTTCAGCTGGCTGTCATGGGCTTTGGGTTCATTTTTAGGGGGATTGTTTGCAGATCAGGTCACACAGCTTCCTCAGTTTTTACAGGCAGCACTGGATTTTCTGTTACCCGCACTGTTTTTAAGTTTCCTGCTTGCCGCTTTTGAAAAGAAACATACTTTCGTCGTTGCAGTATCTTTAATTGTATCGGCATTTGCCTGTTACTTTATCAGTATGTCAGCTGCTATTTTTATAGGCATCACTTCTGGAATTTTTGCCGGACTATTTAAACATTATGTTTTAAAACAGCATGATGAGACAGGTATTTGA
- the ygaH gene encoding L-valine transporter subunit YgaH: MDLHIIAVGILVGIANFASRFGPFYVIQKSQQNTQARGSTWLKVALGSIGIAAISSMLVVATLPPLIETPDKSFAMLVGFIVLAGLYFKFKRIVLATLTAALAYGLVYTYFPI, from the coding sequence ATGGATTTACATATTATTGCGGTGGGTATACTGGTGGGTATTGCAAACTTTGCATCCCGTTTCGGTCCATTTTATGTGATTCAGAAAAGTCAGCAGAATACTCAAGCACGCGGTTCAACCTGGCTTAAAGTTGCATTGGGCAGTATCGGTATTGCAGCTATCAGCTCCATGCTGGTTGTTGCAACACTACCACCCTTGATTGAAACACCTGATAAAAGCTTTGCCATGCTGGTTGGATTTATTGTCCTTGCAGGATTGTATTTTAAATTTAAACGTATTGTTCTTGCGACCTTAACAGCTGCACTGGCTTATGGACTGGTTTATACCTATTTCCCAATCTGA
- the purT gene encoding formate-dependent phosphoribosylglycinamide formyltransferase — MILMSVTIGTPLQSSAFKVLLLGSGELGKEVVISLQRLGVEVHAADRYEDAPAMQVAHFSYALNMADPTELKALIEKVKPNLIVPEIEAIATHVLTEIEEQNIATVIPSAKAVNLTMNREGIRRLAAEELGLPTSAYRFASTLESFRAACDDIGYPNFVKPVMSSSGKGQSRVKEYAEVDAAWEYAQTGGRVNQGTVIVESQIDFDFEITLLTVRSKNPETGEIETSYCDPIGHRQDSGDYVESWQPQAMTSAALDESKRIANKVTTALGGCGIFGVELFVKADKVWFSEVSPRPHDTGLVTLASQFQSEFELHARAILGLPVNTARHSVAASAVIYAGTDAENLSYSGLNLALANPDTDLRLFGKPEGFKRRRMGVATARAETTDQARELAQQAANQVTVNQN; from the coding sequence ATGATTCTCATGAGCGTGACCATCGGTACTCCCCTACAGTCTTCAGCGTTTAAAGTTTTACTGTTAGGTTCAGGAGAACTCGGTAAAGAAGTGGTGATTTCACTACAGCGACTTGGTGTAGAAGTTCACGCAGCAGACCGTTATGAAGATGCACCTGCCATGCAAGTTGCCCATTTCTCTTATGCCTTGAATATGGCAGATCCTACAGAATTAAAAGCACTAATCGAAAAAGTTAAACCCAATCTGATTGTTCCCGAAATTGAAGCGATTGCCACTCATGTTCTGACAGAAATTGAAGAACAGAATATTGCAACAGTCATTCCTTCAGCCAAGGCTGTTAATCTGACCATGAACCGTGAAGGTATCCGTCGCCTGGCTGCTGAAGAACTTGGACTCCCGACTTCTGCCTATCGTTTTGCCAGCACTTTAGAAAGTTTCCGTGCTGCTTGTGATGACATCGGTTATCCAAACTTTGTAAAACCTGTCATGTCATCTTCAGGTAAAGGGCAATCGCGTGTCAAAGAATATGCCGAAGTTGATGCTGCATGGGAATATGCTCAAACGGGCGGTCGTGTGAATCAAGGCACTGTAATCGTTGAATCACAGATTGATTTTGATTTTGAAATCACATTACTGACTGTCCGCTCAAAAAATCCTGAAACCGGTGAAATCGAAACTTCATACTGTGATCCAATCGGGCACCGTCAGGATTCAGGTGATTATGTTGAAAGCTGGCAGCCACAGGCAATGACCAGTGCTGCACTGGACGAGTCAAAAAGGATTGCAAACAAAGTCACCACAGCACTGGGTGGCTGCGGTATTTTTGGGGTCGAACTGTTTGTCAAAGCAGACAAAGTATGGTTTAGTGAGGTATCACCTCGCCCTCATGATACAGGACTTGTTACACTCGCTTCTCAGTTCCAGAGTGAATTTGAACTGCATGCCCGGGCTATTTTAGGTCTACCTGTTAATACTGCCCGTCACAGTGTAGCTGCAAGTGCTGTTATTTATGCAGGTACAGATGCTGAAAATCTTTCGTATTCTGGTCTGAATCTTGCTTTAGCAAATCCAGATACAGATCTACGTCTGTTTGGTAAACCCGAAGGGTTTAAACGTCGCCGTATGGGTGTCGCAACAGCTCGTGCTGAAACAACCGATCAGGCACGTGAACTTGCACAACAGGCAGCGAATCAGGT